A single genomic interval of Chitinophaga sp. 180180018-3 harbors:
- a CDS encoding Nramp family divalent metal transporter has translation MSTAEMISKPTAARRSRAWLQSLGPGLITAALVFGPSKVTIASIMGARYGFSLLWMVAVAIFFMIIFTTMAARVGIATNQSLLSTISSKWGMPARIGIGVGVFLVTASFQAGNSIGAGITLAEATHTSKTIWIVVCNLLGIGILFFRGFYKKLEKIMIALIIMMLFAFIVTMALTKPAVTDIAAGFTPTVPAGSQQLIIAFMASCFSIVGAIYQSYLVQERKRLRPDVVQTGKETLPGMLILGFMSATVMICAATVLHPAGIKINTATDMAKALEPVFGNAASGLFLVGLFGASFSSLLGNAALGGTLLGDALGFGGQLSSKMVRVFIAVIMLIGASVAIIFGKLPLQLIVLAQAVTIFIVPFIGVALFLVANDARIMGPLKNSLFANIAGIIGLLIMLGLAVSNAITLFF, from the coding sequence ATGTCAACAGCAGAAATGATATCAAAGCCAACGGCAGCGCGCCGGTCGCGCGCATGGCTGCAATCACTCGGACCCGGCCTGATCACGGCTGCCCTGGTGTTTGGCCCCAGCAAGGTAACCATCGCTTCTATCATGGGCGCCCGCTATGGTTTTTCCCTCTTGTGGATGGTGGCGGTGGCCATCTTCTTTATGATCATCTTCACTACAATGGCAGCAAGGGTGGGCATCGCCACCAATCAGTCGCTGCTCAGTACCATCAGCAGCAAGTGGGGGATGCCTGCTCGTATAGGCATTGGCGTTGGAGTGTTCCTGGTAACGGCATCTTTTCAGGCAGGTAATTCTATCGGCGCCGGTATTACACTGGCGGAAGCCACCCATACTTCCAAAACCATCTGGATTGTGGTGTGTAACCTACTCGGCATCGGTATCCTCTTCTTCCGCGGATTTTATAAGAAACTGGAAAAGATCATGATCGCGCTCATCATCATGATGTTGTTTGCTTTCATTGTTACCATGGCGCTGACAAAGCCTGCTGTAACTGATATTGCAGCAGGTTTTACACCAACGGTGCCCGCGGGATCCCAGCAACTGATCATCGCTTTTATGGCTTCCTGTTTTTCTATCGTAGGGGCTATCTATCAGTCATATCTGGTGCAGGAACGCAAGCGGCTGCGCCCCGATGTTGTACAAACCGGTAAGGAAACCCTGCCCGGCATGCTCATCCTTGGCTTCATGAGCGCTACAGTGATGATCTGCGCAGCTACGGTACTGCATCCGGCAGGTATAAAGATCAATACTGCTACCGATATGGCGAAGGCATTGGAACCTGTATTCGGAAATGCCGCTTCGGGGCTATTCCTGGTAGGCCTGTTCGGTGCCTCTTTTTCGTCACTGCTTGGCAACGCTGCATTAGGAGGAACATTGCTGGGAGATGCCCTTGGCTTCGGTGGACAGCTAAGTTCTAAAATGGTACGTGTATTCATTGCCGTTATTATGCTCATTGGCGCCAGTGTGGCTATTATATTCGGAAAACTGCCCCTGCAGTTGATTGTGCTGGCCCAGGCGGTAACTATTTTTATTGTGCCCTTCATCGGTGTGGCTTTGTTCCTGGTGGCTAATGATGCGCGTATCATGGGCCCGCTGAAAAACAGCCTGTTCGCCAATATTGCTGGTATAATAGGTTTGCTGATCATGTTGGGGCTGGCTGTTAGTAATGCCATTACTTTATTTTTTTAG
- a CDS encoding sodium/solute symporter (Members of the Solute:Sodium Symporter (SSS), TC 2.A.21 as described in tcdb.org, catalyze solute:Na+ symport. Known solutes for members of the family include sugars, amino acids, nucleosides, inositols, vitamins, urea or anions, depending on the system.), whose product MADTFRIRRTGIIDNNNSSYFQTNDPIDMNLNLTVLDAVIFGLYILGVIGLGLYASRKGKQTKRDYFLAGDKLPWWMIGGSIIAANISSHHLVGAMGVAYSRGFVAIAMEWGAILMGFNALLWMFLPFYIRNGFYTVPEFLERRYGTAARATYAGLILLTYVLVEISAVLYLGALSLHSLLGISVMTSVVILAVITGIYTIAGGLRAVIWTEMLQLIVLVLGGLALTIATVRAAGGVSAITDTMKDWDLILPANDPDFPWTMYLGGVLCISVFYCATNQFIVQRVMAAKNEWHARMGVVFGDYLKFLVPIIITVPALVAPKLFPHLEKPDLLFPTLVEKLLPSGLVGLVMAGLIAAVMSHLSGAINSCTTILTVDIFLPYIRKQATEAEAVRFGRIAGAVIIVIGILCTGLFLTHSNKPVFLYLMNAYGLFTPGIAAMFLIGILWKRATHAGALAAGILTIPLSVALEIMYPSIPFFNRTGIVFWSCVVLCILVSFVTKPKPEAELKGLIWSRASLSLPPDQLAMQRGWRNPTIWWAIITAIVLFFYIRFA is encoded by the coding sequence ATGGCAGACACCTTTCGCATCCGGCGCACTGGAATTATTGACAACAACAACAGCAGCTATTTCCAAACGAATGATCCAATCGACATGAACCTGAACCTGACCGTTTTAGATGCTGTTATCTTTGGCCTATACATCCTGGGTGTCATAGGCCTGGGCTTATACGCTTCCCGCAAGGGAAAGCAGACCAAGCGCGATTATTTCCTTGCAGGAGATAAGCTACCCTGGTGGATGATAGGGGGCAGTATTATCGCTGCCAATATCAGTAGTCATCACCTGGTAGGTGCTATGGGCGTGGCTTACAGCCGCGGATTTGTAGCCATCGCCATGGAGTGGGGCGCTATCCTGATGGGATTTAATGCGCTGCTATGGATGTTCCTGCCTTTCTATATCAGGAATGGTTTTTATACAGTACCTGAATTCCTGGAACGACGCTATGGTACGGCAGCGCGGGCTACCTATGCGGGATTGATCCTGTTGACTTACGTGCTGGTGGAAATCAGCGCTGTACTATACCTGGGTGCCTTATCGCTGCATTCCCTGTTGGGAATTTCCGTCATGACCAGCGTGGTGATACTGGCCGTTATTACCGGGATCTATACGATAGCCGGCGGTTTACGGGCCGTTATATGGACGGAAATGTTGCAGCTGATTGTGCTGGTGCTGGGGGGCCTGGCATTGACGATTGCCACCGTGCGCGCTGCAGGCGGGGTATCGGCGATCACTGATACCATGAAAGACTGGGACCTGATCCTGCCGGCCAATGATCCGGATTTCCCGTGGACGATGTACCTCGGGGGCGTACTCTGCATCAGTGTTTTTTATTGTGCTACCAACCAGTTCATCGTACAACGGGTGATGGCGGCAAAGAACGAGTGGCATGCACGCATGGGCGTGGTGTTCGGCGATTACCTGAAATTCCTGGTGCCCATCATCATCACGGTACCGGCATTGGTGGCGCCCAAACTGTTCCCGCATCTGGAGAAACCAGATCTGCTGTTCCCGACGCTGGTAGAAAAACTACTGCCTTCAGGATTGGTGGGACTCGTGATGGCAGGACTGATTGCGGCGGTCATGTCGCATCTCTCCGGAGCTATTAACTCCTGCACTACCATCCTGACGGTCGACATCTTCCTGCCATATATCCGCAAACAGGCAACGGAAGCAGAAGCGGTACGTTTCGGACGTATAGCCGGCGCCGTTATTATCGTAATAGGTATTCTGTGCACAGGTTTATTCCTCACACATTCCAACAAACCGGTGTTTCTCTACCTGATGAATGCCTACGGACTTTTTACACCGGGTATTGCGGCTATGTTCCTGATCGGCATTCTCTGGAAAAGAGCTACCCATGCAGGTGCACTGGCCGCGGGGATACTTACTATTCCATTATCGGTGGCATTGGAAATCATGTATCCATCCATACCTTTTTTCAACAGAACAGGCATCGTGTTCTGGAGTTGTGTAGTGTTATGTATACTGGTGAGTTTCGTGACAAAACCTAAGCCGGAAGCTGAGTTGAAAGGGCTGATATGGAGCAGGGCCAGTCTTTCGCTGCCGCCGGATCAGCTGGCAATGCAACGGGGCTGGCGCAATCCCACCATCTGGTGGGCCATCATCACCGCCATTGTATTATTCTTCTACATAAGATTTGCTTAA
- a CDS encoding SDR family oxidoreductase yields the protein MKKLFEQKTVLISGGLGDIGRAVAIAFAEQGANVAIGDVQPETQARSLLAALHQLNVQCHYARVDVSDAAAVDDWIREAEKELGIVHMVVANAATVTIAGLYKITPEQWSKELRVNLDGAFYVATAVTRRLLELQMKGSVVFVGSWAAEAVHHHIPAYAVSKAGMRMLCQCMALELAPHGIMVNEIAPGYVDAGLSRQVWEQSPALRDEARNKVPVRELITAAEVALEVTRLCDPANKHITGSILLMDGGLSLVR from the coding sequence ATGAAAAAATTATTTGAACAAAAAACAGTACTCATCAGTGGTGGTCTTGGCGACATCGGCAGAGCTGTTGCCATTGCCTTTGCAGAGCAGGGCGCCAATGTAGCTATTGGTGATGTGCAGCCTGAAACGCAGGCCCGATCGTTGTTGGCAGCACTGCATCAGCTGAATGTGCAATGCCATTATGCCCGTGTAGATGTGTCGGATGCAGCTGCGGTAGATGATTGGATAAGGGAAGCAGAAAAGGAGCTGGGTATTGTTCATATGGTGGTGGCAAACGCCGCTACAGTAACGATTGCCGGTTTGTATAAGATTACACCGGAACAGTGGTCGAAAGAACTCAGGGTGAACCTCGATGGTGCATTTTACGTAGCCACGGCTGTAACCCGCCGCCTGCTTGAATTGCAGATGAAAGGCAGCGTGGTGTTTGTGGGTAGCTGGGCTGCTGAAGCAGTACATCATCATATCCCTGCGTATGCCGTATCGAAGGCAGGTATGCGTATGCTTTGCCAGTGTATGGCATTGGAGCTGGCGCCTCACGGTATCATGGTCAACGAAATTGCGCCCGGTTATGTGGATGCAGGCCTGAGCCGGCAGGTGTGGGAACAATCGCCCGCACTGCGCGATGAGGCCCGCAATAAGGTGCCGGTGCGTGAACTGATCACCGCAGCAGAGGTAGCCCTGGAGGTAACCCGGCTTTGTGATCCGGCCAACAAACATATTACCGGCAGCATCCTGCTGATGGATGGAGGGTTGTCGTTAGTGAGATAG
- the dgoD gene encoding galactonate dehydratase, with translation MKITAIETQVCHARMRNWIFIKIVTDQPGLWGWGEATLEWHTRAVVGAVEDIAQLLIGEDPRRIEYLWQMMYRQHFWHGNGIVRGTAISGIDIALWDILGKIHNVPCHELWGGRVRDYIRLYCHLGGGKMEDFYETRPDDAARFGELAQRAVEDGFTAFKSMAVPETMPLEGLKPIRYAEACVKAMRDAVGEDIDIMVDCHARPSPLMGMQFAKALEPYGLYFFEEPCWPETMEDIALIQRAVKTPIASGERLTGIHAFRDLLEKRAVSVIQPDITHCGGLSEARRIATLAEAYRVAVAPHNPQGPVSTAASIELGFATPSYAICESVHNDVPWRQEVVSEGFTVETKGRIVRPNHKPGLGIEINEAEVKKYPFQQEVLQRTFYKDGSVGDW, from the coding sequence ATGAAAATTACTGCAATAGAAACACAGGTATGTCATGCCCGTATGCGTAACTGGATCTTCATCAAGATCGTTACAGATCAGCCAGGGCTGTGGGGTTGGGGAGAAGCCACATTGGAGTGGCATACCCGTGCCGTAGTAGGAGCCGTGGAAGATATTGCCCAGCTGCTGATCGGTGAAGATCCCCGCCGGATCGAATATCTATGGCAGATGATGTACCGCCAGCATTTCTGGCATGGCAACGGTATTGTAAGAGGTACTGCCATCAGTGGTATTGATATCGCACTCTGGGATATTTTGGGAAAGATACATAACGTGCCTTGTCATGAGCTGTGGGGCGGCCGGGTGAGAGATTACATCCGCCTGTATTGCCACCTCGGCGGCGGTAAGATGGAAGATTTCTACGAAACCCGTCCGGACGATGCAGCCCGTTTTGGTGAACTGGCCCAACGCGCTGTGGAAGATGGTTTTACGGCATTTAAGTCTATGGCCGTGCCGGAAACCATGCCCCTCGAAGGACTGAAGCCGATCCGTTACGCAGAGGCCTGTGTAAAGGCTATGCGCGACGCAGTGGGAGAAGACATCGATATCATGGTCGACTGCCACGCGCGCCCTAGTCCGCTGATGGGCATGCAATTCGCCAAAGCGCTCGAGCCATATGGATTGTATTTCTTTGAAGAACCCTGCTGGCCGGAGACGATGGAAGACATTGCCCTGATACAACGTGCGGTGAAAACGCCCATTGCCAGTGGCGAACGGCTGACAGGCATACATGCCTTCCGCGATTTGCTGGAGAAACGCGCCGTGAGCGTTATACAGCCGGATATCACCCATTGCGGGGGACTGAGTGAGGCACGGCGTATTGCTACCCTTGCAGAAGCATATCGCGTGGCCGTGGCACCTCACAACCCACAGGGACCGGTAAGTACGGCGGCTTCTATTGAACTGGGATTTGCCACGCCTTCTTACGCCATCTGCGAAAGCGTGCATAATGATGTGCCATGGCGACAGGAGGTAGTGAGCGAAGGATTTACCGTAGAAACAAAAGGACGCATTGTGCGCCCCAATCATAAACCAGGACTGGGTATTGAGATCAACGAAGCGGAAGTAAAGAAGTATCCGTTTCAGCAGGAAGTATTACAGCGTACGTTTTACAAAGACGGCAGCGTAGGAGATTGGTAA
- a CDS encoding aspartate aminotransferase family protein translates to MNAWPKSSALLKSNEQWIPGGVVSLNRKSEPNICFEKGLGSRVKDLEGNEYIDYQAGFAATFLGHNDPDVNKAVEQTLHNNTLLMSAGPTNLEGKLARLFCECVTSADSIQITTTGSEATYHALRIARAVTGKDHIIVMQGGYNGWHNDVACNVISRLEDVGERVSPGEYPFDSLSAGIPSQHRSLVHIVNFNDTASVEYILKRYPVAAILLEPILQNVGIVKPLPGYLESLRKLADEHGFLLIFDEVKTGFRHALGGYQQLCGVQPDLSTFGKAVANGFPMGMIAGKKKYMDYFIHPDKEKRVLIAGTFNAHPLTTAAAIATLHKLAGGGVYEHVYKLGQMLEDGLNDILKTTGRPFHVARQGSAFCVYFMDHAPVDFHDIVKHHDFAFDKAYRLKLIEQGIFNFPLPIKQGSISFAHTVNDITETLEKTKIVLAQL, encoded by the coding sequence ATGAATGCATGGCCTAAATCATCTGCGCTATTGAAGAGCAATGAACAGTGGATACCCGGAGGTGTGGTATCGCTCAACCGGAAATCAGAACCCAATATTTGTTTTGAAAAAGGGCTTGGCAGCCGTGTTAAAGACCTGGAAGGGAACGAGTATATCGACTATCAGGCAGGGTTTGCCGCTACTTTCCTCGGGCATAACGATCCCGATGTAAATAAGGCGGTGGAGCAAACATTGCATAATAATACGCTCCTCATGAGTGCAGGCCCTACTAACCTGGAAGGCAAACTGGCCCGTTTATTTTGCGAATGTGTGACTTCGGCAGATAGCATACAAATCACTACCACCGGCTCGGAGGCCACTTATCATGCACTTCGTATAGCCAGGGCCGTTACCGGTAAAGATCATATCATCGTTATGCAGGGCGGCTACAATGGCTGGCATAACGATGTTGCCTGCAACGTTATCAGTCGCCTCGAAGATGTGGGCGAGCGGGTAAGTCCGGGTGAATATCCGTTCGATTCCCTTTCCGCCGGTATCCCATCGCAGCACCGTTCACTCGTACACATCGTCAACTTCAACGATACCGCTTCCGTGGAGTATATCCTGAAACGCTATCCTGTAGCGGCTATCCTGCTGGAGCCCATCCTGCAGAACGTAGGCATCGTAAAGCCCCTGCCGGGTTACCTCGAGTCGCTGCGCAAGCTGGCCGATGAACACGGTTTCCTGCTGATCTTCGACGAAGTGAAAACCGGTTTCCGCCATGCACTGGGCGGTTATCAGCAGCTGTGCGGTGTGCAGCCGGATCTGAGCACCTTCGGTAAAGCAGTGGCCAACGGCTTTCCGATGGGCATGATTGCGGGCAAAAAGAAATACATGGATTATTTTATACATCCCGATAAAGAAAAACGTGTATTGATAGCCGGTACCTTCAATGCACACCCGCTGACTACCGCAGCTGCTATTGCCACTTTACACAAACTGGCAGGCGGCGGCGTGTATGAGCACGTATATAAACTGGGCCAGATGCTGGAAGATGGCCTGAACGATATCCTGAAAACCACCGGAAGGCCCTTCCATGTGGCACGCCAGGGATCTGCCTTCTGTGTGTATTTTATGGATCATGCACCAGTCGATTTTCATGATATTGTGAAGCATCACGATTTTGCGTTCGACAAAGCATACCGTCTGAAGCTGATAGAACAGGGCATCTTTAATTTTCCATTGCCAATTAAACAAGGAAGCATATCTTTCGCCCATACAGTGAACGATATAACAGAAACATTAGAGAAAACCAAAATCGTATTAGCACAGTTATGA
- a CDS encoding glycosyl hydrolase family 28-related protein, whose translation MLKRSGIIYKWLGCFLALMCAGIVSQAQLTHGTNVRSFGAKADGKTDDIKAIQAAIDKAKKQGSRQTFIPAGHYLISRAIRLPSNFTLTASPDAYICLKPSSNDYLLRNEDMDNGNAYIKVTGGKWNGNGYTQTRTLRNTVAASDFCFGFFFYKVQQLEVAALQIDSTRSWGIAYMECDSVHIHDIHFQQNPFRDAAGTSALMNNGDGVTGGGNHVLIENISGFTNDDLVAFAAGGACFQGKMAPFPAYDYRDVTVRNIFPQPAFDSIPALRGVSFYTFEGRKVSGITIDNVKGNTASASVLFYSLFNKTGYFSDVKVAHISGTNAYSRSTHPGYATLYSVINVKNSVVDRIIFSDIERTETRYSNPLFSFDEHTVIDTLMIQRVNIFHKNISGNLFLSVKDALIRNSRITDIIINKLNQQRPR comes from the coding sequence ATGTTAAAAAGGTCAGGGATAATATACAAGTGGCTGGGATGCTTCCTGGCGCTGATGTGCGCGGGTATTGTATCCCAGGCCCAATTAACACATGGCACCAATGTCAGATCATTCGGCGCAAAAGCAGATGGAAAAACAGACGACATCAAAGCGATCCAGGCTGCCATCGACAAAGCAAAAAAGCAGGGCAGCCGTCAAACGTTTATACCGGCAGGGCATTACCTCATTTCCCGGGCTATCCGCCTGCCTTCAAACTTCACGCTTACAGCAAGCCCCGATGCTTATATATGCCTGAAGCCTTCTTCCAACGATTATCTCCTGCGTAATGAAGATATGGATAACGGTAACGCATATATTAAAGTAACAGGAGGTAAGTGGAACGGAAACGGATACACGCAAACAAGAACATTGCGTAACACCGTGGCGGCATCTGATTTCTGCTTTGGTTTCTTCTTTTATAAAGTACAACAACTGGAAGTAGCTGCGCTGCAAATTGATAGTACGCGCAGCTGGGGCATTGCCTATATGGAATGCGACAGCGTGCATATTCATGATATTCACTTTCAGCAGAACCCCTTCCGGGATGCAGCCGGTACCAGTGCGCTGATGAACAATGGCGACGGTGTTACCGGTGGCGGCAATCATGTGCTGATAGAGAATATTTCCGGCTTTACGAACGACGACCTGGTGGCGTTCGCCGCAGGCGGCGCCTGTTTCCAGGGTAAGATGGCTCCTTTTCCGGCATACGACTACCGCGATGTAACGGTGAGGAACATATTTCCGCAACCGGCGTTTGATTCCATTCCTGCATTGAGAGGTGTTTCCTTCTACACGTTCGAGGGCAGAAAAGTTAGCGGCATCACCATCGATAACGTGAAAGGTAACACGGCGTCGGCATCAGTCCTGTTCTACAGCCTGTTCAATAAAACCGGGTACTTTTCAGATGTAAAGGTCGCTCATATCAGCGGCACCAACGCGTACTCGCGATCCACTCATCCCGGCTACGCCACCTTATACAGTGTTATCAATGTGAAAAATTCAGTGGTAGACCGGATCATTTTCTCCGACATAGAACGTACGGAAACCCGTTACAGCAACCCGTTATTTTCTTTTGATGAACATACGGTGATCGATACACTGATGATCCAACGCGTGAACATCTTCCATAAAAATATCAGCGGTAATCTTTTCCTGAGCGTAAAAGACGCATTGATCAGGAACAGCCGGATTACAGATATCATTATAAACAAACTAAACCAGCAGCGCCCGCGCTGA
- a CDS encoding RagB/SusD family nutrient uptake outer membrane protein produces MKKTFIAVQMLLLLGVSGCTNKLLNLKPDDTLTTGNFYKTSNDMNQAALGVYNSLQQRKQNDYLIMEVPSDNLYMSNNTSVSGANDMDYLTVNQDNNIVGDFWEATYAGIGRANALLQNIDVPKDYAPNMKEQFTGEAKFMRALFYFDLVRLFGGVPKVTTTLTINDAKNMPRATADEIYDLIISDLKDAVDKLPVPAGIAKGRASRAAALGILGKVYVYRKDYTNAKSCFERLNTDFSYKLEPNFSTLWSLATKDNNEVIFTMKYVEGTSGQTLSTTYTPNGGIFGIVDRGNEIALPSWSLDKLYVTGDTRKANTISDWYVPATGGSPIWYPYVNKYAVKHQINSSGLDLPVLRYADVVLLYAESLYNLGDKAGALKQQNLVRERAFGNTSHDYTAADIANADDFLNKLLLERQLEFAYENERWMDLVRTGKFMAVMTKEERLYNNVTQTPMTVTLLPKQYMALFPIPKRQIDLYTPGVLKQNDGY; encoded by the coding sequence ATGAAAAAGACATTCATAGCCGTTCAGATGCTGCTTTTGCTGGGTGTTTCCGGCTGTACCAACAAGCTGCTCAACCTGAAACCGGATGATACCCTTACCACGGGGAATTTCTATAAAACTTCCAACGACATGAATCAGGCGGCGTTGGGCGTCTATAACAGCCTGCAACAGAGAAAACAGAATGATTACCTGATCATGGAAGTGCCTTCGGATAACCTGTATATGTCTAACAATACTTCTGTATCCGGTGCAAATGATATGGATTATCTCACCGTTAATCAGGATAATAACATCGTCGGCGATTTCTGGGAAGCCACCTACGCCGGTATCGGTCGCGCTAACGCGCTTCTGCAAAATATTGATGTGCCGAAAGACTATGCCCCCAACATGAAAGAACAGTTCACCGGCGAAGCCAAATTCATGCGGGCATTATTTTATTTCGATCTGGTACGGCTTTTCGGCGGTGTGCCAAAGGTTACTACCACGCTGACCATCAATGATGCGAAAAATATGCCCCGGGCTACTGCTGACGAGATCTATGACCTGATCATCAGCGATCTGAAAGATGCAGTGGATAAATTACCTGTTCCTGCCGGTATCGCTAAAGGCCGCGCTTCCCGCGCTGCTGCACTGGGTATACTGGGCAAGGTATATGTATACCGCAAAGACTATACAAATGCCAAAAGCTGCTTCGAACGCCTGAACACCGACTTCAGCTACAAACTCGAACCTAACTTCTCCACGCTCTGGAGCCTCGCCACGAAAGACAACAACGAAGTGATCTTCACGATGAAGTATGTGGAAGGAACCAGCGGGCAAACACTATCGACCACCTACACACCTAATGGAGGTATATTCGGGATCGTAGACAGGGGAAATGAAATTGCACTGCCTTCGTGGAGCCTGGATAAGTTATATGTTACCGGCGACACGCGCAAGGCCAATACCATCTCCGACTGGTATGTGCCGGCTACCGGTGGTAGCCCGATCTGGTATCCGTACGTGAACAAATACGCTGTAAAGCACCAGATCAACTCATCCGGACTCGACCTGCCGGTATTACGTTATGCAGATGTAGTGTTGCTGTATGCTGAATCGCTCTACAACCTGGGCGATAAAGCCGGGGCCCTCAAACAGCAAAACCTGGTGAGAGAGCGGGCATTTGGCAATACATCCCACGACTATACAGCTGCTGATATCGCCAATGCCGACGACTTCCTGAACAAGCTCCTGCTGGAAAGACAGCTGGAATTTGCTTACGAAAATGAACGCTGGATGGACCTGGTGCGTACCGGCAAATTCATGGCAGTGATGACGAAAGAAGAACGGCTGTATAATAATGTCACCCAAACACCTATGACTGTTACGCTGTTGCCAAAGCAATACATGGCGTTGTTTCCGATCCCCAAACGGCAGATCGACCTGTACACGCCAGGAGTATTGAAACAAAACGATGGCTATTGA